From a single Papilio machaon chromosome 19, ilPapMach1.1, whole genome shotgun sequence genomic region:
- the LOC123722107 gene encoding uncharacterized protein LOC123722107 translates to MEAIPSHQRTYLIGNRFTSKVFPGLVPHIQYHICRSNTNMLLKIENELLQSHRQRETTGIKKLYNSFFVLF, encoded by the coding sequence ATGGAGGCCATTCCCAGCCATCAGCGAACGTATTTGATCGGCAATCGTTTCACAAGCAAAGTGTTCCCGGGGCTCGTACCCCACATACAGTACCATATCTGTCGCTCCAACACAAACATGCTCTTGAAAATAGAGAACGAACTACTCCAAAGTCACCGCCAAAGAGAGACGACGGGTATCAAAAAGTTGTACAACTCGTTCTTCGTACTCTTTTAA